In Geminocystis sp. NIES-3709, a single genomic region encodes these proteins:
- a CDS encoding NAD(P)H-quinone oxidoreductase subunit M has product MLIKCTTRHIRIYTAEIKDNELIPSNQVLTLDVDPDNEFNWDEVALQKVYRKFDDLVESYSGEDLTDYNLRRIGSDLEVLIRNLLNQGEITYNLNARVLNYSMGLPRVDAPESEGKYQLTN; this is encoded by the coding sequence ATGTTAATTAAATGTACAACTCGTCATATTAGAATTTATACCGCAGAAATCAAAGACAATGAGTTAATTCCTTCTAACCAAGTATTGACTCTTGATGTTGATCCTGATAACGAGTTTAATTGGGATGAAGTCGCTTTGCAAAAAGTCTATCGTAAATTTGATGATTTAGTGGAAAGTTATAGCGGAGAAGATTTAACCGATTATAATTTACGGCGCATTGGTTCAGATTTAGAAGTTTTAATTCGTAATCTTTTAAACCAAGGAGAAATTACCTACAATCTCAATGCTAGAGTTCTTAACTATAGTATGGGTTTACCCAGAGTTGATGCACCCGAGTCAGAAGGAAAATATCAGCTGACTAATTAA
- the miaB gene encoding tRNA (N6-isopentenyl adenosine(37)-C2)-methylthiotransferase MiaB translates to MTEKKRLYNITTFGCQMNKADSERMAGILENMGFEFTEDPNNANLIVYNTCTIRDNAEQKVYSYLGRQAKRKQVEPDLTLVVAGCVAQQEGEMLLRRVPELDLVMGPQHANRLDSLLDQVFAGNQVVATDPIHIYEDITKPRRESEVSAWVNIIYGCNERCSYCVVPNVRGVEQSRTPESIKAEIEDIGRQGYKEVTLLGQNIDAYGRDLPGTTETGRHLHTLTDLLYYIHDVEGIDRIRFATSHPRYFTERLIKACHDLPKVCEHFHIPFQSGDNDILKAMKRGYTHERYRDIINKIRYYMPHAAISADAIVGFPGETEEQFENTLKLVDDIGFDQLNTAAYSPRPNTPAAIWENQISEQEKSDRLQRLNHLVGIKAGERSQRYLNKVEQVLVEDVNPKDTTQVVGRTDGNRLTFFKGDLKELKGKIVPVKITEVRPFSLTGEMLSLVTA, encoded by the coding sequence ATGACTGAAAAAAAACGTCTTTATAATATTACTACTTTTGGCTGTCAGATGAACAAAGCTGACTCTGAGCGTATGGCCGGTATTTTAGAAAATATGGGCTTTGAATTTACCGAAGACCCTAATAATGCTAATCTAATTGTTTATAATACTTGCACTATCAGAGATAATGCTGAACAAAAAGTTTATTCTTATCTTGGCAGACAGGCAAAACGGAAACAAGTTGAACCAGATTTAACCCTTGTCGTGGCTGGATGTGTTGCCCAACAGGAAGGAGAAATGTTATTAAGACGTGTTCCTGAGTTAGACTTAGTTATGGGCCCTCAACACGCTAATCGTTTAGATAGTTTACTAGATCAAGTATTTGCTGGTAATCAAGTTGTCGCTACAGATCCTATCCATATTTACGAAGATATAACCAAGCCTCGCCGTGAAAGTGAAGTATCTGCATGGGTAAATATTATTTATGGTTGCAATGAGAGATGTAGTTATTGTGTAGTGCCAAATGTTAGAGGAGTAGAACAGTCTCGTACTCCGGAATCTATCAAAGCAGAAATTGAAGATATTGGTCGTCAAGGTTATAAGGAAGTCACCTTATTAGGACAAAATATAGATGCCTATGGGCGTGATTTACCCGGTACAACGGAAACAGGAAGACACTTACACACACTCACCGATTTACTTTATTATATTCATGATGTAGAAGGGATCGATCGAATTCGTTTTGCTACTTCTCATCCTCGGTATTTTACCGAGCGTTTAATCAAGGCTTGTCATGATTTACCAAAAGTATGCGAACATTTTCATATACCTTTCCAATCAGGAGATAATGACATTCTTAAAGCGATGAAACGGGGCTATACCCATGAGCGTTACCGTGATATTATTAATAAAATACGTTATTATATGCCCCATGCCGCTATTAGTGCTGATGCGATCGTTGGCTTCCCCGGAGAAACGGAAGAACAGTTCGAGAATACCCTAAAATTAGTGGATGACATCGGTTTTGATCAACTTAACACAGCCGCCTATTCTCCTCGTCCAAATACTCCGGCCGCTATATGGGAAAATCAAATTAGTGAACAAGAAAAAAGCGATCGACTTCAAAGATTAAATCATTTAGTAGGCATTAAAGCAGGAGAAAGATCTCAACGATACTTAAATAAAGTAGAACAAGTATTAGTAGAGGATGTTAACCCTAAAGATACCACTCAAGTTGTGGGTAGAACTGACGGTAATCGTTTAACCTTCTTCAAAGGTGATTTAAAGGAGTTAAAAGGTAAAATTGTCCCCGTCAAAATAACCGAAGTTCGGCCATTCAGCTTAACTGGAGAGATGCTATCCTTAGTCACAGCCTAA